The Sphingosinicella humi genome has a window encoding:
- a CDS encoding 2OG-Fe(II) oxygenase, with the protein MNRIDSIDWPRIEADLDAQGWAVARQLLVPAECRSLSALYDQDGRFRSTVTMARHGFGKGEYRYFAYPQPGPVAELRTAIYPRLAAVANRWHRTLGIDIDFPEDHVDFLARCHAAGQARPTPLILRYGPGDYNCLHQDLYGEHVFPLQLAILLDRPGEDFTGGEFMLTEQRPRMQSRGSVVPLDQGDAVIFAVNQRPAQGSRGPYRVTMRHGVSTIRSGRRHTLGIIFHDAA; encoded by the coding sequence ATGAACAGGATCGACAGCATCGATTGGCCGCGGATCGAGGCCGATCTCGACGCGCAGGGATGGGCGGTGGCGCGGCAACTGCTGGTGCCGGCGGAATGCCGGTCCCTCTCCGCTCTCTATGACCAGGATGGCCGCTTCCGCAGCACCGTGACGATGGCGCGCCACGGCTTCGGCAAGGGCGAGTATCGCTATTTCGCCTATCCGCAGCCGGGCCCCGTCGCGGAGCTCAGGACCGCCATCTATCCGCGCCTCGCAGCGGTCGCCAATCGCTGGCATCGGACGCTCGGCATCGACATCGACTTTCCGGAGGACCATGTCGATTTCCTCGCGCGCTGCCACGCCGCCGGCCAGGCGCGGCCGACGCCCCTCATCCTGCGCTATGGTCCCGGCGACTATAATTGCCTGCACCAGGACCTTTACGGAGAGCATGTCTTCCCGCTCCAGCTGGCGATCCTGCTCGACCGGCCGGGAGAGGATTTCACCGGCGGCGAGTTCATGCTGACCGAGCAGCGTCCGCGCATGCAGTCGCGCGGCTCGGTGGTCCCGCTAGACCAGGGCGACGCGGTGATCTTCGCGGTCAACCAGCGGCCGGCGCAAGGCAGCCGCGGCCCCTATCGAGTGACGATGCGCCACGGCGTCAGCACGATCCGCTCGGGCCGCCGCCACACGCTGGGCATCATCTTCCACGATGCGGCGTAG